The following coding sequences lie in one Arachis stenosperma cultivar V10309 chromosome 5, arast.V10309.gnm1.PFL2, whole genome shotgun sequence genomic window:
- the LOC130982370 gene encoding F-box/kelch-repeat protein SKIP25, whose translation MKRQRLNNEGEEEGGPPLIPGLPDHIAHLCLTRIHPSILFPICHSWRRLIYSPSFPPFSSLYAILSPHPPPPPPHHPTIQFFSFDPISSHWHPLPPPPSHPSLHHLLLRHPSFLSRNLSIQSVSAAGSLVLLAGTTHNLFPALPRPVIFNPVTNSWALGPSLTTPRRWCAAGVCRGAVYVASGIGTHFSLNVARSMEKWDTQKNGSQWEKKTALKDGRFSREAIDAVGWKGKLCMVNVKGDAAKEGVVYDVEKDLWKEMPEGMLAGWRGPVAAMDEEVMFVVDEVKGVVRRYVEEQDSWEEVLEDERLKGAEQVSAEGGRVCVVCGGGGGGGGIFVVDVVARPRRIWVVELPEGFEAIAVHVLPRMPITDFSVKV comes from the coding sequence ATGAAACGGCAAAGGCTGAATAatgaaggggaagaagaaggtgGTCCTCCATTGATACCAGGTCTACCAGACCACATAGCTCACCTATGTCTCACACGAATCCACCCTTCAATTCTCTTCCCAATCTGCCACTCATGGCGCCGCCTCATTTACTCCCCTTCCTTCCCtcccttctcttctctctacGCCATTCTCTCTCCTCATCCACCGCCACCACCGCCACACCATCCCACCATCCAATTCTTCAGCTTTGATCCAATCTCATCCCACTGGCACCCGCTCCCTCCGCCACCCTCTCACCCTTCTCtccaccacctcctcctccGCCACCCCTCCTTCCTCTCCCGCAACCTCTCTATACAATCCGTCTCCGCCGCCGGCTCTCTGGTTCTCCTCGCCGGCACCACCCACAACCTCTTCCCGGCCCTCCCTCGGCCCGTGATCTTCAACCCGGTGACAAACTCATGGGCCTTGGGGCCCAGCCTCACCACCCCACGCCGCTGGTGCGCAGCTGGCGTCTGCAGAGGCGCTGTCTACGTAGCCAGCGGCATAGGGACCCACTTCTCCCTCAACGTGGCGCGGTCGATGGAGAAGTGGGACACTCAAAAGAATGGGTCTCAGTGGGAGAAGAAGACCGCTCTTAAAGACGGAAGGTTCAGCAGGGAAGCCATTGATGCTGTTGGTTGGAAGGGGAAGCTATGCATGGTGAACGTTAAAGGCGATGCAGCGAAAGAAGGGGTTGTTTACGATGTTGAAAAGGATCTTTGGAAGGAGATGCCGGAGGGGATGCTTGCAGGGTGGAGGGGACCGGTGGCGGCCATGGATGAAGAAGTGATGTTCGTTGTTGATGAAGTGAAAGGTGTTGTGAGAAGGTACGTTGAGGAACAAGATTCTTGGGAAGAGGTTTTGGAAGATGAGAGGCTCAAAGGTGCCGAACAGGTTTCTGCCGAGGGAGGTAGGGTTTGTGTCGTTTGTGGCGGTGGTGGCGGCGGCGGTGGGATTTTTGTGGTGGATGTAGTGGCGAGGCCTCGGAGGATATGGGTGGTGGAGTTGCCGGAGGGTTTTGAGGCTATAGCTGTTCATGTGCTGCCTCGGATGCCCATAACTGATTTTTCTGTTAAAGTTTGa